A section of the Solitalea canadensis DSM 3403 genome encodes:
- a CDS encoding porin — MKKLIYALYLMFIPFISFAQKQIDSTIAKSIIPIEKQELLKNVNLIANIRAAGNAYFDQDGFNNFRFQMEQFRLEFKGNISKRTFFRFRDRYTRPATSESVDNISRSTDLAFVEFQMKKDSEFWYMSIGKMCADWGGYEFDANPIDIYQYTDFIDAADNFLTGIGTRFTLSKNHSLSFQVLNTRTKTFEELYPNDTAFIQQSKAPLAYIANWRGSMFDGKLQTIWSYSLFNEAKNYYINYASIGVQVTPSNKFRVQFDYKWCSEQIDREGIVSNYITDGANYDDRVAQGTVYNSYWTRLDFRVVPKVNLFFVGFIDQGNWNKADVYYDNAESKQKIYTGYCYIPGVEFLPSKDLNLKIFVSYVGHDYRFTDFAKSTLNKTNYSNNRFTFGIITPLVFL; from the coding sequence ATGAAAAAATTAATTTACGCACTCTATTTAATGTTCATCCCGTTTATCTCATTTGCCCAGAAGCAAATAGATTCAACAATTGCCAAGTCAATTATTCCAATCGAAAAGCAAGAGCTACTTAAAAACGTAAACCTAATAGCTAATATCAGAGCAGCAGGTAATGCTTATTTCGATCAGGATGGGTTTAATAATTTCAGGTTTCAAATGGAGCAATTCAGGCTCGAATTCAAGGGAAACATTAGTAAAAGGACATTTTTTCGATTTAGGGATCGATATACTCGTCCGGCAACTTCTGAGTCGGTAGATAATATCAGTCGCTCAACTGACCTTGCTTTTGTAGAGTTTCAAATGAAAAAGGATTCTGAATTTTGGTACATGTCAATAGGTAAAATGTGCGCCGATTGGGGTGGATATGAGTTTGACGCCAACCCAATTGACATTTATCAATACACTGATTTTATTGATGCTGCTGATAACTTCTTAACCGGTATTGGCACCCGATTTACCTTAAGTAAAAATCACTCACTTTCTTTCCAGGTATTAAATACCAGAACAAAAACGTTTGAAGAGTTATATCCAAATGATACAGCTTTCATTCAACAAAGCAAGGCTCCTTTAGCTTATATAGCCAATTGGCGTGGAAGTATGTTTGATGGCAAACTTCAAACGATCTGGTCTTACAGTTTGTTCAATGAAGCAAAAAACTACTATATTAATTATGCATCGATTGGTGTGCAGGTAACACCTTCAAATAAATTCAGGGTACAGTTTGATTATAAATGGTGTAGCGAGCAAATAGATCGTGAAGGGATTGTTTCCAATTACATTACGGATGGTGCAAACTACGATGATCGTGTTGCTCAAGGCACCGTATATAATAGTTATTGGACCCGTCTTGACTTTCGTGTTGTTCCTAAAGTAAACTTGTTCTTTGTGGGCTTCATCGATCAGGGAAATTGGAATAAAGCAGATGTTTATTATGACAATGCGGAGTCAAAACAGAAGATCTATACAGGATATTGTTATATACCAGGTGTTGAGTTTCTTCCTTCCAAAGACCTTAACTTAAAGATTTTTGTGAGTTATGTAGGGCACGACTACAGATTTACAGATTTTGCAAAGAGCACTTTAAATAAAACCAATT
- a CDS encoding Do family serine endopeptidase: protein MKKTALTLLTACVGGMIAVGAYKVFESKQEQTIEDKQNVKFVGFNEKSSMVGSAGDVDFTGAAAMVTPAVVHIKTTYTSTNRGQQYNPFGDMFDDFFGGGGGRGRSRQPQRASGSGVIVTQDGYIVTNNHVVENADEIQVVLNDKRSFKGKLIGADPNTDLALVKIDGKDLPFVKYGNSDAVKVGEWVLAVGNPFNLTSTVTAGIISAKARNIGILGDRNDPDSRPIEAFIQTDAAINPGNSGGALVNTNGELIGVNAAIASQTGAYEGYGFAIPVNLVKKVINDILNFGAVQRGYLGVSFTENNADFAKEKGLKTIDGVYVQEVLEGGAAAAAGVKQGDLITKIEGANIRSGSDLQEQIGLHRPGDAVNLTVLRGGAEKSIKVVLKNSENTASLVKSTSNATFDALGGRFSPLNDAEKKKYKVQGGVKITGLKENGILAQSDIQQGFVITRVNGKVVSSEEEVKSALNGSRNGMVNIEGIYPDEPSSRYSFSFPAAK from the coding sequence ATGAAAAAAACAGCTTTAACCTTATTGACCGCATGTGTGGGCGGAATGATAGCCGTTGGGGCATATAAAGTTTTTGAAAGCAAACAAGAGCAAACGATTGAAGACAAGCAGAATGTAAAGTTTGTTGGTTTCAATGAGAAGAGTTCGATGGTGGGATCAGCAGGTGATGTAGATTTTACAGGTGCTGCTGCCATGGTTACTCCGGCTGTTGTGCACATAAAAACTACATATACTTCAACTAACAGAGGTCAGCAATATAATCCTTTTGGGGATATGTTTGATGATTTCTTTGGAGGCGGTGGCGGAAGAGGACGCAGTCGTCAGCCTCAGCGCGCTTCGGGCTCAGGGGTAATTGTAACGCAGGATGGTTACATTGTTACCAACAATCACGTAGTAGAAAATGCCGATGAAATTCAAGTGGTGTTGAACGATAAACGTTCTTTTAAAGGAAAGTTGATCGGTGCAGACCCCAACACAGACCTGGCATTAGTAAAAATTGATGGAAAAGACCTTCCATTTGTAAAATATGGAAATTCTGATGCAGTTAAAGTAGGAGAGTGGGTTTTGGCTGTAGGTAATCCTTTTAACTTAACATCAACCGTTACCGCAGGGATTATCAGCGCAAAAGCACGTAATATCGGTATTTTAGGCGACCGTAATGATCCTGACTCTCGCCCGATTGAAGCGTTTATCCAAACGGATGCCGCAATTAACCCAGGTAACTCTGGAGGGGCTTTAGTGAATACTAATGGTGAATTAATAGGCGTTAATGCCGCAATTGCCTCACAAACAGGAGCTTATGAAGGGTATGGCTTTGCTATTCCGGTAAACCTTGTTAAAAAAGTTATCAATGATATCTTAAACTTTGGTGCTGTACAGCGCGGTTATTTAGGTGTTAGCTTTACTGAAAACAACGCTGATTTTGCTAAAGAAAAAGGCCTCAAAACTATTGACGGTGTATATGTTCAAGAGGTTTTAGAAGGTGGTGCTGCTGCAGCGGCGGGTGTAAAACAAGGTGATTTGATCACTAAAATTGAAGGTGCAAATATTAGGTCTGGCTCAGATCTTCAAGAGCAAATCGGATTACACCGTCCTGGCGATGCGGTTAATTTAACCGTTTTGCGTGGTGGAGCAGAAAAGAGCATTAAAGTAGTGCTTAAAAACTCTGAAAACACAGCATCATTGGTTAAATCAACTTCAAATGCAACATTTGATGCATTGGGCGGAAGATTCAGTCCTCTAAATGATGCTGAGAAGAAAAAGTATAAGGTTCAGGGTGGAGTTAAGATTACAGGATTAAAAGAAAACGGCATCCTTGCACAAAGTGATATTCAGCAAGGATTTGTAATCACTCGTGTTAATGGCAAAGTAGTTTCGTCTGAAGAAGAGGTTAAATCAGCACTAAATGGTAGCCGTAATGGCATGGTAAATATTGAAGGTATTTATCCGGATGAGCCATCATCTCGTTACAGCTTCTCATTCCCTGCTGCGAAATAG
- the dapF gene encoding diaminopimelate epimerase, with product MKLKFYKYQGAGNDFVLIDNRNKTLTVDVKLFAHLCDRRFGIGGDGIMLLQNHPGFDFEMIYANSDGRPSTMCGNGGRCITAFANHLGIFNAETNFIAVDGPHYAKLTEKGVSLEMIDVSEIESNSDFFVLNTGSPHYVKEVSDVKDLNVFESGRSIRYNDRFKAEGINVNFVEDKGDHLIVRTYERGVEDETLACGTGVTAVALAMMKKKGLTGTHTTHIKAMGGDLSVTATTSDGNAFTSVFLEGPADYVFEGEIEIETV from the coding sequence ATGAAGCTCAAGTTTTATAAATATCAAGGTGCCGGTAATGATTTCGTGTTGATCGACAACAGAAATAAAACATTAACTGTTGATGTAAAACTATTCGCTCACCTTTGCGACCGTCGTTTTGGTATCGGAGGCGATGGCATTATGCTACTTCAAAATCACCCCGGGTTTGATTTTGAAATGATCTACGCCAATTCCGATGGTAGACCAAGCACTATGTGCGGAAACGGTGGCCGCTGCATTACTGCATTTGCTAATCACTTAGGCATTTTTAATGCCGAAACTAATTTCATTGCCGTAGATGGACCACATTATGCCAAATTGACCGAAAAAGGGGTAAGTCTGGAAATGATTGATGTGAGTGAAATTGAGTCCAACAGTGATTTCTTTGTATTAAACACAGGTTCTCCTCATTACGTAAAAGAAGTAAGCGACGTTAAAGATCTTAATGTTTTTGAGTCGGGCAGATCCATACGATACAATGATCGTTTTAAAGCGGAAGGTATTAATGTAAACTTTGTTGAAGATAAAGGCGATCATCTTATTGTCCGTACCTACGAACGCGGGGTTGAAGACGAAACGCTTGCTTGCGGTACCGGAGTTACCGCTGTCGCTTTGGCCATGATGAAGAAAAAAGGATTAACCGGAACCCACACAACACATATTAAAGCAATGGGTGGAGATCTTTCTGTTACGGCAACCACATCTGATGGAAACGCTTTCACTAGTGTATTCTTAGAGGGCCCGGCAGATTATGTTTTTGAAGGTGAAATTGAAATAGAAACCGTTTAG
- a CDS encoding sigma-54-dependent transcriptional regulator, giving the protein MSSGTLLIIDDEEKLRKLLARILSLEGYTVLEAATGKDGLKKLEREHVDLVLSDVKLPDANGVELTQTIHTQFPSVEIIVLTAYGTIADGVKAIKNGAFDYITKGDDNDKIIPLVAMAMKRSLDRQEITRLSKKSGEKYSFDQVIGNSKQIKEAISLAQKVAGTDATVLLLGETGTGKEVFAQAIHEAGNRKNKAFVAINCGAFSKELLESELFGYRAGSFTGATKDKPGLFEEAHGGTIFLDEIGEMNIDLQAKLLRALETGEFLKIGDTKPTKVDVRIIAATNRDLKIESEQGRFRSDLFYRLSVFQIKLPPLRERTKDIEEIANFFLRYFSAKNNKKIASMSTDFLEKLHSYSWLGNIRELKNIMERAVILSDSDQLTMNELPYEILFSTDSPNGVTSTFDLATVEKMHIQKVLQHTKGNKTEAARLLNIGLTTLYRKIEEYKL; this is encoded by the coding sequence ATGTCAAGCGGAACTTTATTGATAATTGATGACGAAGAGAAGCTTCGAAAACTGTTAGCCCGTATTCTTTCACTGGAAGGCTATACTGTTTTGGAGGCAGCAACAGGTAAGGATGGCCTTAAAAAACTGGAGCGAGAACACGTTGACCTTGTTTTGAGTGATGTAAAACTACCAGACGCAAACGGTGTTGAATTAACACAAACAATTCATACCCAATTTCCTTCTGTTGAAATTATTGTTTTAACTGCTTACGGAACGATTGCCGATGGGGTTAAGGCAATAAAAAACGGTGCTTTCGATTATATTACCAAGGGAGATGATAATGACAAAATCATTCCTTTAGTGGCAATGGCGATGAAACGCTCGCTAGATCGCCAGGAGATCACTCGCTTATCAAAGAAATCAGGCGAAAAATATAGCTTCGACCAAGTTATTGGGAATTCGAAGCAAATAAAAGAAGCCATTTCACTTGCACAAAAAGTAGCAGGAACAGACGCCACCGTTTTACTTTTAGGCGAAACTGGTACGGGAAAAGAGGTGTTTGCGCAAGCAATACATGAGGCTGGCAATCGAAAAAACAAAGCTTTTGTAGCCATTAATTGCGGTGCATTTAGTAAGGAGCTGTTGGAAAGTGAACTGTTTGGCTATAGAGCCGGTTCGTTTACAGGAGCAACTAAGGATAAACCCGGATTGTTTGAAGAAGCGCATGGAGGAACCATTTTTCTGGATGAGATTGGTGAAATGAACATCGACCTCCAAGCTAAACTATTACGAGCCCTTGAAACCGGAGAATTTTTAAAAATCGGTGATACCAAACCCACTAAAGTTGACGTACGAATTATTGCTGCAACTAACCGGGATCTAAAAATTGAAAGTGAGCAGGGTCGTTTCCGGTCGGATCTGTTTTATCGATTAAGTGTATTTCAAATAAAACTACCGCCGCTGCGTGAGCGTACAAAGGACATTGAAGAAATTGCCAATTTCTTTTTACGTTACTTTTCTGCAAAGAACAACAAGAAAATTGCTTCAATGAGCACGGATTTCCTGGAGAAATTACACTCGTACTCATGGTTGGGCAATATCCGCGAGTTGAAAAACATAATGGAGCGCGCTGTTATTCTTAGCGATTCCGACCAGCTTACAATGAATGAGCTTCCTTATGAAATTCTATTTTCTACCGATTCTCCTAACGGTGTAACCTCGACTTTCGACCTTGCGACAGTAGAAAAAATGCATATTCAAAAGGTCCTTCAACACACCAAGGGCAACAAAACAGAAGCTGCTCGATTATTAAATATCGGCTTGACTACCCTTTACCGAAAAATTGAGGAGTATAAATTATAA
- a CDS encoding DUF2490 domain-containing protein yields the protein MKIQKKAVLIIVLSVWFVKPVLAQSQHSGWVALATSVQPKKTQWGFTFDAQFRSSNGYEKLQQFVLRPGISYKINNHLKTGLGYAYASNHVIIDGENDRVDEHRIWEQLIINHKAGRVTFNHRFRLEQRWISSVAAPDDYKSQQRFRYYVRGVLPFRKDSSFVKGFYGAFQEEIMFNYINKETTNNSFFDQNRAYAAIGYRINHVIDVEAGYMNQLVKQKSGSTLVNNIIHVVLNTRF from the coding sequence ATGAAAATACAAAAAAAAGCGGTATTAATTATTGTCCTTTCGGTATGGTTTGTTAAGCCAGTGCTTGCACAAAGTCAACACTCAGGATGGGTAGCGTTGGCAACTTCTGTCCAACCTAAAAAAACTCAATGGGGGTTTACTTTTGATGCTCAATTCCGTTCATCCAACGGTTATGAAAAACTTCAGCAATTTGTTCTTCGTCCGGGTATTTCTTATAAGATCAATAATCACTTAAAAACAGGTTTAGGATACGCTTACGCTTCCAATCATGTGATTATAGATGGGGAAAATGACAGAGTTGATGAGCATAGGATTTGGGAACAATTAATAATTAATCATAAAGCCGGACGAGTAACATTTAATCATCGGTTTCGGTTAGAACAACGATGGATCAGTTCGGTTGCAGCTCCCGATGATTATAAATCGCAACAACGATTTCGGTATTACGTAAGAGGTGTTTTGCCGTTTAGAAAGGATTCCTCTTTTGTTAAAGGCTTTTACGGAGCCTTTCAAGAGGAAATAATGTTTAATTACATCAATAAGGAAACAACCAATAATAGCTTTTTTGATCAAAACCGGGCATATGCAGCAATCGGTTACCGAATTAATCATGTAATTGATGTGGAGGCCGGCTATATGAATCAATTGGTAAAGCAAAAAAGCGGATCAACATTGGTAAATAATATAATTCATGTGGTGCTTAATACCCGATTCTGA
- the kdpF gene encoding K(+)-transporting ATPase subunit F, whose protein sequence is MTALFILSIAVFIYLIYVLLKPEKF, encoded by the coding sequence ATGACAGCTTTATTCATTTTATCAATAGCGGTATTTATTTACCTCATTTATGTGCTGCTGAAGCCAGAAAAATTTTAA
- the kdpA gene encoding potassium-transporting ATPase subunit KdpA, with translation MNTEIIGVIFTYAITVLLAIPLGKYIAKVFGGEKTWSDFMAPMESLFFKLSGINPKQEMNWKQFLKALLTINMVWFVFGFLLLLFQGALPLNPDGNPSQTPDLAFNTIISFMVNCDLQHYSGESGVTYLTQLFVMNFLMFVSAATGIAALVALLNALKAKTTNNLGNFWEIFVKTNTRILLPLCVVVATILIFNGTPASYAGKDAIVTLQGDSVQVSRGPAAGMIAIKHIGTNGGGWFGANSAHPLENPNYITAVTELVAQVLIPIAMIFALGFYLKRKKLSYVIYGVMTIGMLCLVVPTVVSEINGSPAIEKLGIAQPSGAMEGKEVRFGPALSGYWSTVTTIISTGSVNSMHDSSMPASGMFQLLGMMINSFYGGCGVGILNYFIYIIIAVFISGLMVGRTPEFMGHKVEAREVKIAALITLLSPFLILAGTALSSFMVTHHAEIGWATKPAAWLNNPDFHGFSEMLYEYTSANANNGSGFEGLGDNNIFWNVTTGFVLILGRFLPIIGPVAIGGLLAGKKYIPESAGTLKTDSLTFGVMTLTVIIIINALSYFPALALGPIAEYFTMK, from the coding sequence ATGAACACAGAAATTATAGGAGTAATTTTTACTTACGCTATTACCGTATTACTTGCCATTCCATTAGGTAAATACATTGCAAAAGTATTTGGCGGTGAAAAAACCTGGTCAGATTTTATGGCACCAATGGAAAGTTTGTTCTTCAAACTCTCGGGAATCAATCCAAAACAAGAAATGAACTGGAAACAGTTCTTAAAGGCCCTGTTAACAATCAATATGGTTTGGTTTGTTTTTGGCTTTTTGCTTTTGTTGTTTCAGGGGGCACTTCCATTAAATCCAGACGGCAACCCAAGTCAAACACCTGATCTTGCTTTCAATACCATTATCAGTTTTATGGTAAACTGCGACTTACAGCATTATTCAGGCGAAAGCGGAGTAACCTACTTAACGCAGTTATTTGTAATGAACTTTCTAATGTTTGTAAGTGCCGCAACAGGTATAGCAGCACTAGTTGCCTTACTTAATGCCTTAAAAGCTAAAACAACAAACAACCTGGGAAACTTTTGGGAGATTTTTGTTAAAACAAACACCCGTATTTTGTTGCCCTTGTGCGTGGTAGTTGCTACCATTTTGATTTTTAATGGAACCCCGGCAAGTTATGCCGGTAAAGATGCTATCGTAACTCTTCAGGGTGATAGTGTGCAGGTGTCCAGAGGTCCTGCCGCAGGAATGATCGCTATTAAACACATTGGAACAAACGGCGGCGGTTGGTTTGGTGCTAATTCTGCCCATCCACTTGAAAACCCTAATTATATAACAGCGGTAACAGAGTTGGTAGCACAAGTATTGATTCCAATTGCAATGATCTTTGCCTTGGGATTTTACTTAAAACGCAAAAAGCTTTCCTATGTAATTTATGGCGTAATGACCATCGGAATGCTTTGCCTGGTTGTGCCAACGGTTGTTTCGGAGATAAACGGCAGTCCGGCTATTGAAAAATTGGGCATTGCTCAACCATCCGGAGCAATGGAAGGCAAAGAGGTGCGCTTCGGACCTGCTCTGTCGGGCTACTGGAGCACTGTAACAACAATTATTTCGACAGGATCAGTTAACTCAATGCACGACAGCAGCATGCCTGCATCTGGTATGTTTCAATTATTGGGCATGATGATCAACTCATTCTACGGAGGTTGCGGGGTTGGCATTCTCAACTATTTCATCTATATCATAATTGCAGTATTTATCTCAGGATTAATGGTTGGACGAACACCTGAGTTTATGGGGCATAAAGTAGAAGCCCGTGAAGTTAAGATTGCTGCACTGATCACTTTATTGAGCCCATTCCTAATTTTGGCTGGCACAGCTTTATCCTCATTTATGGTCACGCATCATGCCGAAATTGGATGGGCGACAAAACCGGCCGCATGGCTAAACAACCCTGATTTTCATGGATTCTCAGAAATGCTGTACGAATACACTTCAGCAAATGCCAACAACGGGTCGGGTTTTGAAGGATTAGGTGATAATAATATATTCTGGAATGTTACCACCGGGTTTGTGTTGATCCTTGGCCGTTTCCTTCCAATCATAGGCCCCGTTGCCATAGGTGGTTTATTAGCGGGTAAGAAATACATTCCTGAATCTGCAGGAACACTAAAAACCGACTCACTCACTTTTGGTGTGATGACCTTAACGGTGATTATCATTATCAATGCATTATCGTACTTCCCTGCATTGGCTCTGGGACCTATTGCTGAATATTTTACAATGAAGTAA
- the kdpB gene encoding potassium-transporting ATPase subunit KdpB — MKKSRNIPLFEATLVKEGIKQAFVKLNPKTMFRNPVMFTVELGTVVMLFVTVYSLSNTSQGSFLYNLSIFIILFLTVLFANFAEALAEARGKAQADTLRKTREETPARLIKKSTDSLIQAEQIVSSSQLKKGDVFICEAGDVIPTDGEIMEGLATIDESAITGESAPVIREAGGDKSSVTGGTKVLSDKIIVRVTTEPGESFLDKMIALVEGASRQKTPNEIALTILLASFTLVFVIVCITLKPFADYANTPITIAALISLFVCLIPTTIGGLLSAIGIAGMDRALRANVITKSGKAVETAGDIDTLLLDKTGTITIGNRKATNFWPINGTDRNLLVETSVLSSLADETPEGKSIIELAGINIATLKPTHAEYIGFTAETRCSGVNIGDDRRIRKGAFDAIRNLVTAAGNNMPVEAENRVKEIASKGGTPLVVSQNEHVMGVVELQDIIKPGISERFERLRKMGVKTVMVTGDNPLTAKFIAEKAGVDDFIAEAKPEDKMNYIKAEQNQGKLVAMMGDGTNDAPALAQADVGVAMNSGTQAAKEAGNMVDLDNDPTKLIEIVEIGKQLLMTRGTLTTFSIANDVAKYFAIVPALFMASIPALQGLNIMKLTSPETALLSAVIFNAIIIPLLIPLALKGVAYKPIGASKLLRRNLLIYGLGGIIAPFIGIKLIDVLLTMFM, encoded by the coding sequence ATGAAAAAATCTAGAAATATTCCATTGTTTGAAGCAACGCTTGTAAAAGAAGGCATTAAACAAGCGTTCGTCAAACTAAACCCCAAAACAATGTTCCGTAATCCGGTGATGTTTACCGTTGAACTTGGAACAGTTGTTATGCTTTTTGTGACTGTTTACTCCTTAAGCAATACTTCTCAAGGTTCGTTTTTATACAACCTTTCAATTTTTATCATTTTGTTCTTAACCGTGCTGTTCGCAAATTTTGCAGAAGCATTAGCAGAAGCACGTGGAAAAGCACAGGCAGATACATTAAGAAAAACCCGTGAAGAAACACCAGCGCGTCTGATTAAAAAATCCACCGATTCTTTAATTCAGGCAGAGCAAATAGTTTCCTCATCACAACTCAAAAAAGGGGATGTTTTTATTTGCGAAGCTGGCGACGTCATTCCTACAGATGGTGAAATTATGGAAGGTTTGGCTACCATTGATGAATCGGCAATAACTGGTGAATCTGCACCGGTAATTCGCGAAGCCGGGGGAGATAAATCTTCGGTAACAGGAGGAACAAAGGTATTATCAGATAAGATTATTGTGAGAGTTACCACCGAACCAGGCGAAAGCTTCCTTGATAAGATGATCGCCTTGGTGGAAGGGGCGTCTCGTCAGAAAACACCGAATGAAATCGCATTGACCATTCTGTTGGCCAGCTTCACATTGGTGTTCGTAATTGTATGTATTACGCTAAAACCATTTGCAGATTATGCAAACACGCCAATTACCATTGCAGCATTAATTTCATTATTTGTTTGTCTGATTCCAACCACTATTGGAGGATTGCTTTCTGCCATTGGAATTGCAGGAATGGATCGAGCATTACGCGCCAATGTGATCACGAAATCGGGAAAGGCTGTTGAAACTGCAGGCGATATTGACACGTTATTATTGGACAAGACCGGTACGATTACGATTGGTAATCGTAAGGCAACGAATTTCTGGCCAATAAATGGAACTGATCGTAATTTATTAGTAGAAACGAGTGTTTTAAGCTCCTTAGCCGACGAAACACCCGAAGGTAAATCGATCATTGAATTGGCAGGAATTAATATTGCTACTCTTAAACCTACTCATGCCGAATACATTGGCTTTACAGCAGAAACTCGTTGCAGCGGTGTAAATATTGGTGATGATCGGAGGATCCGCAAAGGCGCTTTTGATGCTATCAGAAACTTAGTTACAGCAGCGGGTAATAATATGCCAGTTGAAGCTGAAAATAGGGTAAAAGAGATTGCTTCCAAAGGGGGCACTCCGTTGGTTGTTTCGCAAAACGAGCATGTTATGGGGGTTGTTGAATTGCAGGACATTATTAAGCCAGGTATTTCAGAACGTTTTGAGCGTCTTCGCAAAATGGGTGTTAAAACCGTTATGGTTACAGGTGACAACCCATTAACCGCTAAGTTTATTGCAGAGAAAGCCGGCGTCGATGATTTCATCGCAGAAGCTAAACCTGAAGATAAAATGAATTACATCAAAGCTGAGCAAAACCAAGGAAAACTGGTAGCAATGATGGGAGATGGAACCAATGACGCACCGGCTCTTGCCCAAGCAGATGTGGGAGTTGCAATGAACAGCGGAACCCAAGCCGCAAAAGAAGCCGGAAACATGGTAGACCTCGACAATGACCCCACCAAGCTAATCGAGATCGTTGAAATTGGTAAACAATTACTAATGACTCGTGGTACGCTTACTACCTTTTCCATTGCCAATGACGTGGCAAAATATTTTGCCATAGTACCAGCCCTGTTTATGGCTTCAATTCCAGCATTGCAAGGATTAAATATCATGAAGCTAACCAGTCCTGAAACAGCCCTCTTATCAGCGGTTATTTTCAACGCAATCATTATCCCGTTGTTAATTCCATTGGCATTAAAAGGAGTTGCGTACAAACCAATTGGAGCAAGCAAATTACTACGACGCAATCTATTGATCTATGGTTTGGGTGGTATAATAGCCCCTTTTATCGGCATAAAATTGATCGATGTTTTGTTAACAATGTTTATGTAA
- the kdpC gene encoding potassium-transporting ATPase subunit KdpC — MKKYLLPSIMITGILSVLLAGLYPLFLSGIAKFVPGNGDGEKVMAKGRVVGYANVGQKFTDDKYFQGRPSAVDYNAAGSGGSNKGPSNPDYLKTVQERIDTFMVHNPTVKKEDIPAELVTASGSGLDPDLSPAGANAQAPRIAKVRGVAVEKLYKLIDQHTENQLFGLGPQKVNVLKLNVALDELK; from the coding sequence ATGAAAAAATATCTTCTTCCCTCAATAATGATTACCGGAATACTATCAGTATTACTAGCCGGATTATATCCATTATTTCTTTCGGGAATTGCAAAGTTTGTTCCCGGCAATGGTGATGGTGAAAAAGTAATGGCAAAGGGCCGTGTTGTTGGTTATGCCAATGTTGGACAAAAATTTACCGACGACAAATACTTCCAAGGTCGCCCTTCTGCTGTTGATTATAACGCAGCTGGATCGGGAGGTTCAAACAAGGGACCATCTAATCCTGATTATTTAAAAACCGTTCAAGAGCGCATTGACACATTCATGGTCCATAATCCTACTGTAAAAAAGGAAGATATACCTGCGGAATTAGTTACAGCTTCTGGAAGCGGCCTTGACCCCGACCTTTCACCTGCAGGCGCGAATGCCCAAGCTCCACGCATAGCCAAAGTTAGGGGTGTCGCTGTTGAAAAGCTTTACAAGCTTATTGACCAACACACAGAAAATCAACTTTTTGGATTGGGCCCGCAGAAAGTGAATGTATTAAAACTAAATGTCGCATTAGATGAATTGAAGTAG